One part of the Lotus japonicus ecotype B-129 chromosome 2, LjGifu_v1.2 genome encodes these proteins:
- the LOC130736330 gene encoding protein FAR1-RELATED SEQUENCE 5-like produces the protein MESNVQSGENGEEEAHVSLGNNGHELSEENGGSTGVEDEDDDGAVYEKSILDLTEDDIMGMEFDSEEDAIKFYERYGQCYGFGVRKDNVYRSANGYIVTRQLVCSKEGVRHRKYLQRRDRVRVSKGFTRVSCPARFRVRFESNSGKWKVAYFVKNHNHVLAPVDKVHLISSFRHLNDSDKAQINSLKLHGVRTCNIMGLMLGQKGSHEALGFTKKDLFNHIDKEKQIRVGNGDAVAALSYFQAKAEGDPMFFSKYTKTEDENLKDLFWSDGVSRVDYHAFGDVIAFDSTYKRNKYNKPLVIFCGYNHHGQTTVFACALVTDESIETYKWVLETFAECMFQKHPKGVVTDGDLAMKEAISCVFPNARHRLCGWHIQQKALQKLKNSDFLDDFKVLIYDNFNPDRFDHVWAKVMEKYGFGDDEWLTRMYGMKEMWATAFMRDKFFAGIRTTSMCEGINSFIKSYVQCKNSLIDFIHNFERAVKEYRHNELVADFNTMYTEPLPTTSLGYIERGFSQKLTRSMFNEVKTQIQYVGGLNIIQRTEVNDVVMVKMNKALYERREYVVLYDKNSSKFVCDCGHFEYYGIPCSHMICAMRNERLAEVPDSLICKRWSRTAKVDYMNQINDTVTGNDSKKLAMLRRGVLSAACNILSEIACENVNDFSQVLQDIYKLADSVQKRRVGNKTIRTGPFLIGDPAMVITKGRKKKGGKKTRLCSRCRMPGHTIRTCPKMREGQGVGSHDTAMSDSSVELDDVDEVLPYNVTMPEVGGKGKGKGKDQIDNEACSQDLDYPFMTPMTQDFFHPGMNNMDGFTMFPQFPQCQNLPSYPGIRICEPGSSTQVPNFVGYLNEVERKAKAARIYVSESSGED, from the exons ATGGAAAGTAATGTACAATCTGGTGAAAATGGAGAGGAAGAAGCCCATGTCAGTTTAGGTAACAATGGGCATGAATTATCTGAGGAAAATGGTGGTTCTACTGGAGTGGAGGATGAGGACGATGATGGTGCTGTGTATGAGAAGAGCATATTAGATTTGACAGAAGATGATATAATGGGTATGGAATTTGATTCTGAAGAGGATGCGATTAAGTTCTATGAAAGATATGGTCAGTGTTATGGTTTTGGTGTAAGGAAAGACAATGTCTATCGTTCTGCTAACGGTTACATTGTTACTCGTCAACTGGTATGCAGCAAAGAGGGGGTGAGGCATAGAAAATACTTGCAGCGGAGGGACCGGGTTAGAGTTTCAAAGGGATTTACCAGGGTGTCATGTCCAGCTCGCTTCCGTGTTCGCTTTGAAAGCAACTCAGGTAAGTGGAAAGTTGCTTACTTTGTCAAGAATCACAACCATGTTCTGGCACCTGTGGATAAAGTCCACTTGATTTCTTCCTTTCGGCACCTCAATGATTCTGACAAGGCTCAGATTAATAGCCTTAAGCTACATGGGGTGAGGACTTGCAACATAATGGGCTTGATGCTGGGGCAGAAAGGTAGTCATGAGGCATTGGGTTTTACGAAGAAGGATCTGTTCAATCACATTGATAAGGAGAAGCAGATAAGGGTAGGAAACGGAGATGCAGTTGCTGCTTTGTCATATTTTCAGGCTAAGGCTGAGGGTGATCCAATGTTTTTCTCCAAGTATACTAAAACTGAAGATGAAAATCTCAAAGACTTATTTTGGAGTGATGGAGTGAGCAGAGTGGATTACCATGCTTTTGGCGATGTAATTGCCTTTGACAGCACCTATAAGAGGAACAAGTATAATAAGCCTCTTGTGATTTTCTGTGGCTACAATCATCATGGGCAGACAACAGTTTTTGCTTGTGCTTTGGTTACGGATGAGTCGATCGAGACTTATAAGTGGGTTTTGGAGACATTTGCTGAGTGTATGTTTCAGAAGCACCCGAAAGGTGTTGTTACAGATGGTGATTTAGCAATGAAAGAAGCAATAAGTTGTGTCTTTCCTAATGCCCGTCACAGGTTGTGTGGTTGGCATATTCAACAAAAAGCGCTACAGAAACTTAAGAATTCAGACTTTTTGGATGATTTTAAAGTTCTAATTTATGACAACTTCAATCCGGATAGATTTGACCATGTTTGGGCTAAGGTTATGGAGAAGTATGGATTTGGTGATGATGAGTGGTTGACAAGAATGTATGGGATGAAAGAAATGTGGGCAACTGCATTTATGAGGGACAAATTCTTTGCAGGCATAAGAACCACGTCAATGTGTGAAGGGATCAATTCATTCATCAAGAGCTATGTTCAATGTAAAAACAGTTTGATTGATTTCATTCATAATTTTGAGAGGGCTGTGAAGGAGTACCGACACAATGAGTTAGTTGCTGATTTTAACACAATGTATACAGAACCTTTGCCCACTACTTCCCTTGGTTATATTGAGCGAGGTttctcccagaaattgacaaggAGCATGTTCAATGAAGTTAAAACTCAGATTCAATATGTGGGTGGCTTAAATATTATCCAAAGGACTGAGGTCAATGATGTGGTGATGGTGAAGATGAACAAGGCTTTGTATGAAAGGCGTGAGTATGTGGTGTTATATGACAAGAATTCTTCAAAGTTTGTGTGTGATTGTGGTCACTTTGAGTATTATGGAATTCCTTGTTCTCACATGATATGTGCAATGAGAAATGAGAGACTGGCTGAAGTTCCTGATAGTCTTATATGTAAACGGTGGTCAAGGACGGCTAAGGTGGACTACATGAATCAGATTAATGACACTGTTACTGGCAATGATTCAAAGAAATTGGCGATGTTAAGGAGGGGTGTGCTTTCTGCTGCTTGCAACATACTAAGTGAAATAGCTTGTGAGAATGTGAATGATTTCTCTCAAGTCTTGCAGGACATATATAAGTTGGCTGACAGTGTTCAAAAGCGTAGGGTGGGAAACAAAACCATCCGCACTGGACCATTCTTGATTGGTGATCCCGCTATGGTGATCACAAAGGGGCGCAAGAAGAAAGGTGGGAAGAAGACAAGGTTATGCTCAAGATGCAGAATGCCTGGTCATACAATTCGCACATGCCCGAAAATGCGTGAAGGTCAAGGAGTTGGTTCCCACGACACTGCTATGAGTGATTCATCTGTGGAGCTTGATGAT GTTGATGAGGTATTGCCATATAATGTAACAATGCCTGAAGTTGGTGGAAAAGGCAAAGGAAAAGGCAAG GATCAGATTGATAATGAAGCTTGTTCTCAAGATTTGGATTATCCTTTTATGACTCCTATGACTCAGGACTTttttcatcctggaatgaacaACATGGATGGGTTCACTATGTTCCCTCAATTTCCTCAATGTCAAAATTTGCCATCATACCCTGGGATTCGCATATGTGAACCTGGATCTTCTACCCAAGTCCCAAAT TTTGTGGGTTACTTAAATGAAGTTGAGCGGAAGGCCAAGGCTGCACGCATTTATGTTAGTGAAAGCAGTGGAGAAGATTGA